A region of Phaeodactylum tricornutum CCAP 1055/1 chromosome 14, whole genome shotgun sequence DNA encodes the following proteins:
- a CDS encoding predicted protein, which translates to MCQHTLTLRAQKVPPSICFPWRTVSQTMHQSIPSLRSTVVCLLMLITGSLQQCLPLCVQASSAASTNTGRSTRQSTPSRPPFLAHVTDNTLDRARRVALQRHEKAVAQALENYPTNQQPPDSLNADATTATATGLDSYVIDAAGSVPDFADQLQRVVHVTTPPLLSRDECRNVIDMAESHFQQNNIPWSMQTSGQYKVAGFWIKNIPAVHAWFTHLVQTRLFPLLARTYPDFVVSPHDLCVDNAYLFKYDPETGRRTDIHTDSGCLSFTIALSGTDDYTGGGTWFEGLQPLQGLQGNEHAQQDAPSWNHVLSMEAGQVTIRPGGVKHCGHAVNTGIRYIIGGFCMHQNKPEIVRQLLTPPPITDSSEDDTNSVDILEAAVVLNPKCDASYGLLADRYKQNGLIEKAKQVLEYCVQHVHPTSGEVNFSLGSIYMAEQDYVKAKACFETCLAVDDCDVEALMGLAHTASQVGDTTTEEVYYQRVVATPGASDTIRASAFCNLGVLHENNDIELHYYKQSIALAPTKFAPRYSLGCAYASRESWKAAIRVFREAMTIVPNEEGQRQTLQNMYTAAMHVVQTEAADSPGRSQQEVLERFRNLMGKENFEILASSAKQ; encoded by the coding sequence ATGTGCCAACACACCCTTACGCTTCGTGCACAGAAAGTACCCCCATCGATTTGTTTCCCGTGGCGAACCGTGTCCCAAACAATGCACCAGTCCATTCCGTCTCTGCGTTCGACCGTTGTCTGCCTGTTGATGCTAATTACGGGTTCTCTCCAGCAGTGCTTGCCGTTGTGCGTCCAAGCTTCATCCGCCGCGTCGACGAACACTGGTCGTAGTACGCGTCAGAGTACGCCGTCTCGGCCTCCTTTCCTTGCTCACGTCACCGACAACACCCTCGACAGGGCCCGGCGTGTGGCTCTTCAACGTCACGAAAAGGCCGTCGCGCAAGCCCTGGAAAACTACCCCACGAACCAACAGCCTCCCGACTCTCTCAATGCAGATGCTACTACCGCAACGGCAACCGGTCTTGATTCGTACGTGATTGATGCTGCCGGGAGTGTGCCTGACTTTGCGGATCAATTGCAACGCGTGGTACACGTCACGACACCTCCCTTGCTCTCCAGAGACGAATGCCGGAACGTCATTGACATGGCGGAATCACATTTCCAGCAAAACAATATACCCTGGTCGATGCAAACTTCCGGACAATACAAGGTGGCTGGGTTTTGGATCAAAAATATACCCGCCGTACACGCATGGTTCACGCATCTCGTACAAACACGTCTCTTTCCTCTCTTGGCCCGAACCTACCCCGACTTTGTGGTGTCTCCCCACGATTTGTGCGTCGACAACGCCTACTTGTTCAAATACGACCCCGAAACCGGAAGGCGCACCGATATACACACGGATTCGGGGTGTTTGAGTTTCACCATTGCACTTAGTGGCACCGACGACTACACGGGTGGCGGGACATGGTTTGAAGGATTACAACCACTACAAGGACTACAAGGGAACGAACACGCCCAACAAGATGCTCCTTCCTGGAACCACGTCTTATCCATGGAAGCAGGACAAGTCACTATTCGACCAGGCGGGGTGAAACACTGTGGACACGCCGTGAATACGGGCATACGCTACATTATTGGAGGTTTTTGCATGCACCAGAATAAGCCTGAGATTGTCCGGCAATTGCTCACCCCTCCACCCATCACAGATTCAAGCGAGGACGATACGAACAGTGTAGATATTCTGGAAGCTGCCGTCGTCCTCAATCCAAAATGCGACGCCTCGTACGGTCTCTTGGCGGATCGGTACAAACAAAACGGACTAATCGAAAAGGCTAAACAAGTTCTCGAATATTGTGTACAACACGTCCATCCCACTTCCGGAGAAGTCAATTTTTCCCTCGGTAGTATTTATATGGCGGAACAAGATTACGTGAAAGCCAAGGCGTGTTTCGAAACGTGCCTAGCCGTTGACGATTGTGACGTCGAAGCCCTCATGGGTTTGGCCCACACCGCTTCCCAAGTGGGTGACACTACTACGGAGGAAGTGTATTATCAACGCGTAGTGGCCACGCCCGGGGCCTCTGATACGATCCGAGCGTCGGCCTTTTGTAATCTCGGTGTGCTACACGAAAACAATGACATCGAGTTGCACTACTACAAACAGTCCATTGCGTTGGCGCCGACCAAGTTTGCTCCCCGATACTCGTTGGGTTGCGCATACGCAAGTCGGGAAAGTTGGAAAGCGGCTATTCGGGTCTTCCGGGAGGCCATGACAATTGTACCGAACGAAGAAGGTCAGCGGCAAACCTTGCAAAATATGTACACGGCCGCCATGCACGTGGTGCAGACGGAAGCTGCCGACTCGCCGGGACGATCCCAACAAGAAGTTTTGGAACGATTTCGCAATCTCATGGGCAAAGAAAACTTTGAAATTCTCGCTTCGTCAGCGAAGCAATGA
- a CDS encoding cleavage and polyadenylation specific factor (similarity to YSH1, predicted exonuclease of the beta-lactamase fold involved in RNA processing) has translation MLRVTPIYGSRWSPQGQAEEPSCTLVEYGDCRVLWNVGWWPRHVHPHASPNGSSGIRSHSDQFAFPTLPAHDCLVLTDSTLQALGGLPMYYRQMKDTQPDLPLPPIYATFPTVKMGQMTLYDQHAAISLDGGQPPYTLRDLDDVFASVHAIKYSQAMRVYPRDTNTKHASLSVTAHRAGHVVGGAFYVVQRLRDETVVVLTTQYHVAKELHLDSSTILKHATTPDVLVTHPGGPALRLARSNVQNTVTPLVPPQMVTQVERVLVETVLSVLRRDGNVLLPCDVSGRVLEVLLALHNHWDRHRLAASYHLIWCGPMAPNVLDFARSQLEWMGTKLGHVFDAQAGPHPLTLPHVHVCTNTRELEKFLAENPNPACVVASGLSLEGGPARDLLLSWADNVDNAILFTDASQAYLRQHTHSKTEMQANPTAIASTPDEDQIMADAMVEFPIDASSVAVSTTKYGTNQADVTALTAVAPLAGSTTIVPVEDETTEDVDAGLVGTAVTEPSSWTTAGQLLRAWFEAKSQGREMDDVVQVDVWVPHKSVLTGPELAAFLAQEEASRRRQALEEEQQAMLREVELAKGQLRLGEDEATSGGAGLASSIKAMAPMRMAAPRPRKKSRFDSSLFLKFSKPLHLTFEVREEAVGIGQVDSTSKYGIGESVGRSGDILEDDYGIAVIPERFTDIVSGVDPSKFATGSGRIGDEVLRRGFGYGVDGQPGGQAKRSKLSALSSVAARVSEDEDQDDGDDMDEQAMEAVDLSEGHGIVRGRNGRPPTKITTVARKVEVLAEINYIPLEGRVEARAARQSVRALQPREVIVLGGASQGSGDNPENLTDEVTVLAKATKAFTQGMHDVRMPSDGEVIELKVGHAAYAVRLIDTPYHPLKEREAADLSHEPIESFEAKVGQKVAADGSIVLAPKDSGANDDPSIYLSDGDVLLTDLRAELIAKGMKAEYSTKAGVAQLVVNGKVLVQKAQDSGQLEVEGPLCEDFYLVRGVVCGQFTVV, from the exons ATGCTACGCGTCACTCCAATCTACGGGAGCCGCTGGAGTCCGCAAGGTCAAGCCGAAGAGCCCTCCTGTACGTTGGTGGAATACGGCGACTGTCGGGTACTCTGGAACGTGGGTTGGTGGCCTCGTCACGTACATCCGCATGCTTCCCCCAACGGCAGCAGCGGAATTCGTAGTCACAGTGATCAATTCGCCTTTCCCACGCTGCCAGCACATGATTGTCTCGTACTCACGGACTCGACGCTACAAGCGTTGGGAGGGTTGCCCATGTACTACAGACAGATGAAAGACACCCAACCGGATCTTCCTCTGCCTCCCATCTACGCCACATTTCCCACCGTCAAAATGGGACAAATGACCTTGTACGATCAACACGCCGCTATATCCCTCGACGGCGGGCAACCGCCCTACACGCTACGCGATCTCGACGATGTCTTCGCTTCCGTGCACGCCATCAAGTACTCTCAAGCAATGCGTGTCTACCCACGCGACACGAACACGAAACACGCCTCTCTTTCCGTGACCGCACACCGGGCGGGACACGTGGTGGGGGGAGCCTTTTACGTTGTTCAAAGATTACGTGATGAGACCGTTGTGGTGCTTACCACACAGTATCACGTCGCCAAAGAATTGCATCTCGACTCGAGTACCATTCTCAAACACGCCACCACGCCTGACGTTCTCGTGACGCATCCCGGGGGACCTGCTCTTCGTCTCGCTCGTTCCAACGTACAAAATACCGTGACTCCACTCGTCCCTCCACAAATGGTCACCCAAGTCGAACGCGTCCTGGTCGAAACAGTCCTCAGCGTCCTGCGTCGCGACGGCAACGTGCTTTTACCCTGCGACGTCTCGGGGCGTGTCCTGGAGGTACTACTTGCGTTACACAATCACTGGGATCGGCACCGTCTCGCTGCGTCGTATCACTTGATTTGGTGTGGACCCATGGCACCGAACGTCCTCGACTTTGCCCGTTCCCAACTCGAATGGATGGGGACCAAACTCGGACACGTCTTTGATGCACAAGCCGGACCGCACCCCTTGACGCTGCCGCATGTTCACGTCTGTACCAATACACGGGAATTAGAAAAATTCCTGGCCGAGAACCCCAATCCTGCCTGCGTTGTTGCCTCGGGTTTGAGTTTGGAAGGCGGGCCGGCACGGGATTTACTACTGTCTTGGGCCGACAACGTCGACAACGCTATTCTCTTTACAGACGCCTCGCAAGCCTATTTGCGACAACACACGCACTCTAAAACGGAAATGCAAGCGAATCCTACTGCGATTGCGTCCACGCCAGACGAAGACCAAATAATGGCGGACGCAATGGTCGAGTTCCCGATCGATGCATCCAGTGTTGCCGTGTCGACGACTAAGTACGGCACCAACCAGGCAGACGTAACGGCGCTGACAGCCGTTGCTCCTCTTGCAGGATCGACTACTATTGTACCCGTGGAAGATGAAACTACCGAAGATGTTGACGCTGGTTTGGTGGGAACCGCCGTGACGGAACCCTCATCATGGACGACAGCCGGGCAACTGTTGCGGGCCTGGTTCGAAGCTAAATCACAGGGACGCGAAATGGATGATGTCGTGCAGGTTGATGTCTGGGTCCCGCACAAGAGCGTCCTGACTGGACCAGAGCTGGCAGCCTTTTTGGCACAAGAAGAAGCATCCCGTCGCCGGCAGGCTCTGGAAGAGGAACAACAAGCCATGTTGCGGGAAGTCGAATTGGCCAAAGGTCAATTGCGGTTGGGCGAGGATGAAGCCACCAGTGGTGGCGCGGGGCTTGCAAGCAGTATCAAAGCAATGGCACCGATGCGCATGGCGGCACCACGACCTCGCAAAAAATCGAGGTTCGATTCGTCTCTCTTTCTAAAGTTTTCCAAGCCGTTACATT TAACGTTCGAAGTCCGTGAAGAAGCGGTGGGTATTGGACAGGTCGATTCAACCTCGAAGTATGGAATTGGAGAATCAGTAGGTCGTTCCGGAGAcattttggaagacgacTACGGAATAGCCGTCATCCCAGAACGTTTCACAGATATTGTATCCGGTGTCGACCCTTCCAAGTTCGCCACCGGAAGCGGACGTATCGGGGACGAGGTGCTGAGGCGTGGTTTCGGCTATGGCGTAGATGGTCAACCAGGCGGTCAGGCCAAACGATCCAAGTTGTCGGCTTTGTCTTCCGTGGCGGCACGAGTATCGGAAGATGAGGATCAAGACGATGGCGATGATATGGACGAGCAGGCGATGGAGGCTGTCGACTTGTCTGAAGGGCACGGTATTGTCCGGGGACGGAATGGGCGGCCACCGACCAAAATTACGACAGTGGCTCGAAAAGTGGAAGTATTGGCAGAGATCAACTACATTCCTCTGGAAGGACGAGTTGAAGCACGTGCGGCGCGACAGTCCGTGCGAGCCTTGCAGCCGAGGGAAGTCATTGTACTAGGCGGGGCTTCACAAGGAAGCGGCGACAATCCGGAAAATTTGACTGACGAAGTAACAGTCTTGGCCAAAGCAACCAAAGCTTTTACGCAAGGTATGCATGACGTGCGGATGCCATCAGATGGAGAGGTGATAGAACTTAAGGTGGGACACGCTGCCTATGCCGTACGACTCATCGACACACCATACCATCCATTAAAGGAGCGTGAGGCGGCAGATTTATCGCATGAACCAATCGAATCCTTTGAGGCCAAAGTTG GTCAAAAGGTTGCAGCCGATGGAAGTATCGTTCTAGCACCAAAAGACTCTGGTGCCAACGATGATCCATCTATTTACTTAAGTGACGGAGACGTTTTGTTGACGGATCTTCGAGCTGAGTTGATCGCTAAGGGCATGAAAGCGGAATACAGCACGAAAGCTGGGGTTGCTCAATTAGTAGTAAACGGAAAGGTTCTTGTCCAGAAAGCGCAAGACTCGGGGCAACTGGAAGTAGAAGGACCTCTCTGCGAAGACTTTTATTTGGTGCGGGGTGTTGTCTGTGGTCAGTTCACGGTTGTATAG
- the TRPB gene encoding tryptophan synthase, beta chain (Tryptophan synthase catalyzes the last step in the biosynthesis of tryptophan, the beta chain requires pyridoxal-phosphate as a cofactor; located in cytosol), translated as MGLATIEGQTHELPSKDGYFGEYGGQQLPPQLVEIMNEISESYEKLIRTDAFQIELDSLNKDFIGRPSPIFYARRLTEKIGGARIFLKREDLNHTGAHKINHCLGEALLAKHMGKTKVLAETGAGQHGVALATACALIGIECEIHMGQVDVEKEAPNVTKMRILGCKLITVTRGTRTLKDAVDSVFEEYLKDPVNYFYAIGSVIFKASWDLEGGALPDAIVACGGGGCNARGIFTAFLEDPEVQLIGVEPAGRGLETSDHAATMTLGVKGSIHGMNCYNLQDETGEPLPVYSIASGLDYPGVGPQHCLLKDIGRTKYVAVTDQECLDAFMQLSRVEGIIPALESAHAVAYATKLAVEIGPGKTILVNLSGRGDKDADFVANRLQL; from the exons ATGGGGCTTGCTACGATTGAGGGTCAAACGCACGAGCTGCCGAGCAAGGACGGTTACTTTGGCGAGTACGGGGGACAGCAATTGCCTCCGCAACTCGTAGAAATTATGAACGAGATATCCGAATCGTACGAGAAACTCATACGAACCGACGCCTTCCAAATTGAATTGGACTCCCTCAACAAGGACTTCATCGGTCGACCAAGTCCCATATTCTACGCACGCCGTTTGACGGAAAAAATTGGTGGTGCCCgcatttttttgaaacgtGAAGACCTGAACCATACAGGAGCTCACAAAATCAATCACTGTCTCGGGGAAGCGCTCCTGGCTAAGCACATGGGCAAAACCAAGGTATTGGCTGAAACCGGTGCAGGACAACACGGTGTGGCCCTCGCCACGGCCTGCGCCTTGATCGGAATTGAATGCGAAATTCACATGGGGCAGGTTGACGTAGAAAA AGAAGCCCCCAACGTGACCAAAATGAGAATTTTGGGTTGCAAGCTCATCACCGTCACTCGAGGCACCCGCACTCTCAAGGACGCCGTCGACAGTGTCTTTGAGGAGTACCTCAAAGATCCGGTCAATTACTTTTACGCCATAGGATCCGTC ATTTTCAAAGCATCGTGGG ATCTGGAGGGGGGCGCATTGCCTGACGCTATTGTTGCCTGCGGCGGCGGAGGTTGTAACGCGCGCGGGATTTTTACGGCCTTTTTAGAAGACCCCGAAGTCCAACTCATTGGGGTTGAACCTGCGGGCAGAGGTTTGGAGACCTCCGATCACGCCGCGACCATGACTCTCGGCGTCAAAGGATCCATCCACGGAATGAATTGCTACAACTTGCAAGATGAGACCGGCGAGCCGCTACCAGTATACAGTATCGCATCCGGGCTGGATTACCCTGGAGTTGGTCCCCAGCACTGTCTCCTGAAAGACATTGGCCGAACGAAGTATGTGGCTGTTACAGATCAGGAATGCTTAGATGCATTTATGCAGCTATCTCGTGTCGAAGGCATCATTCctgctttggaaagcgcGCACGCTGTGGCGTACGCGACGAAGTTGGCCGTGGAAATAGGACCGGGAAAAACTATCTTGGTCAATTTGTCGGGACGAGGTGATAAGGATGCTGACTTTGTCGCCAATCGTCTTCAGTTGTAG